A single genomic interval of Candidatus Latescibacterota bacterium harbors:
- a CDS encoding DUF523 domain-containing protein, protein MSSPSRPKVVVSSCLEFDSCRYDGQKVSSPAVLHLRKHVEFIPVCPELEMGLGVPRDPIRIVRSPGGLCLIQPATGKDFTGEMKAFVGSFLDSVGEVDGFILKNRSPSCGIGDVKIYSGVDAESPSGKGCGFFGSEVLRRFGHLVVEAEERLNDSELREHFLAKLVALHRSRSR, encoded by the coding sequence TTGTCTTCTCCATCAAGGCCGAAAGTAGTTGTCAGCAGCTGTCTCGAATTTGACTCTTGCCGCTATGACGGGCAGAAAGTCTCTTCTCCTGCTGTACTTCATCTGAGGAAACATGTGGAATTTATTCCCGTATGTCCTGAATTGGAGATGGGGCTTGGAGTGCCTCGAGATCCTATCAGGATCGTAAGATCCCCGGGGGGGCTTTGTCTCATCCAGCCGGCGACCGGCAAAGATTTCACAGGTGAGATGAAGGCTTTCGTCGGTTCATTCCTGGATTCGGTCGGCGAAGTCGACGGGTTCATACTTAAAAACCGATCTCCATCCTGCGGTATAGGCGATGTGAAGATATATTCCGGAGTGGACGCGGAATCACCGTCAGGAAAGGGATGCGGCTTTTTCGGCAGCGAGGTACTGAGAAGATTCGGGCATCTCGTTGTGGAAGCAGAGGAAAGGCTGAACGATAGTGAGCTCAGGGAACACTTTTTGGCGAAACTGGTTGCTCTGCATCGTTCCCGTTCGCGGTGA